A portion of the Drosophila sechellia strain sech25 chromosome 2R, ASM438219v1, whole genome shotgun sequence genome contains these proteins:
- the LOC6609804 gene encoding glutathione S-transferase 1, which yields MSAKPILYYAPRSPPCRAVLLTAAALGLELDLRLVNVKAGEHKSAEFLKLNAQHTIPVLDDNGTIVSDSHIICSYLADKYAPEGDDSLYPKDAEKRRLVDARLYYDCGHLFPRIRFIVEPVIYFGAGEVPTDRVAYLQKAYDGLEYCLAGGDYLVGDKLTIADLSCIASVSTAEAFAPIEPDQFPRLVQWVKRIQALPYYQKNNQEGLDMLVGLVKVLLAERQQK from the exons ATGTCGGCCAAACCCATCCTCTATTACGCTCCCCGTAGTCCCCCCTGTCGTGCTGTTCTGCTGACGGCCGCCGCCCTCGGTTTGGAGTTGGACTTGCG ACTGGTCAACGTAAAGGCCGGAGAGCACAAGTCCGCCGAATTCCTCAAGTTGAATGCGCAGCACACGATCCCCGTGCTCGATGATAACGGCACCATCGTGAGCGATTCGCACATTATCTGCAGCTATCTGGCAGATAAGTACGCACCGGAGGGCGATGACTCCCTGTACCCAAAGGATGCGGAGAAGCGCCGCCTGGTGGATGCCCGTTTGTACTACGATTGCGGTCATCTATTCCCGCGAATCCGTTTCATCGTCGAGCCGGTGATCTACTTCGGAGCTGGCGAGGTGCCCACCGATCGAGTGGCCTACCTTCAGAAGGCCTACGATGGCTTGGAGTACTGCCTGGCTGGAGGAGATTACTTGGTGGGCGACAAGCTGACCATCGCCGATCTCAGCTGCATCGCATCGGTGTCCACGGCCGAGGCTTTTGCGCCCATCGAGCCGGATCAGTTCCCGCGCCTGGTGCAGTGGGTCAAGCGCATTCAGGCCCTTCCATACTACCAGAAAAACAACCAGGAAGGTCTGGATATGTTGGTGGGACTGGTCAAGGTACTTCTGGCCGAGCGACAGCAGAAGTAA